The segment AGGACATCACCTCCAACAAAAAGTTCTTCTCCCTTGCTGCCACCTTCAGAGGAGGCATCGTGGGAATGATTGTGGCTGAGATCAAAGGTCGGACCAAAGTACACAAAGAGGTGTGATGTTCCGCTTCCTTACACCAAGTACAATGCCGTTGCGATCTGTAGTCCCTTTAATTGTGCTCTGCAGATGTGCTACATATTGGGATGTTGGTACAGATTAGCCACTCTGATTTGAGAATTTCATGTGTGGAACCTTGAGATAGTACAGTCTGTTTTTAGCCTGCCAATTAGAAGACCCAGAAGTACTTCACTGAGTGTGCTGTTATGAAATACCTTAAGTTGAATTCACTCTATTAGAAGGGTCTCCGTCTTCCTCTCACCTTAAGCCACAAGTTTTATAAACTGTGGACTCAGAGGATGATGCACATGGTGTCACGGTTAAATGTCCCTTTGGATGATAATTTGCATTTCAGCCTCTCCTAGCTATGTGGGTAATTTGCCTTGGAAAAGTTGCTGATGTGTAATCAGGCAGTCCAAGAGGAAGAATACAGAACCTTAAAGTGTGAACCTTAAAGATGCTCAAGTCAGTACTGAAAGTAGTATTTAGTCCATATCTGGTCTGGATGCCAAAATTATTCACTTTATCTTCACAAAGAATGGTGAGTCATGTAATTTTGCTCTGtcttggtgtgtgtatgtgtttgtttgttttaggatgGAGACATCCTGGCCTCCAGTTTCCCGGTGGACACACAGGTAGCCTATATCCTCAGCCTAGGAGTGGTCAAAGAGTTCAGGAAACATGGCATAGGTACAGctcacacgcacagacacacacaaaacgtaTCATAGTCACTTCAGAACATTACACTAACTTACACTCATTTCCTTATACAGCCTGTAACCAATGCATAATAAATCCTTTCCTTAACTTCGACCTGCATGTTAAGGAGCAAagagactaaaaataaaatgacatggaggaaaaaaagtgaaagcttAGAGGGACAGAATTGTCTTTTGTCCTGCTGATGTGGCACGTTCACTTATACAGAGGTTGTGACAGCTTATAAAAGCACTATAGGTCTGACTGTAGCAATTCAAAAAGTATTTGTTCTTAGCTCCGTCACAGAACTGACACACAGACTTGTGACTTATTCTTTGAGAGCTTGTATCCaatgtttttaatatgtttaCATAGCCAGTTATTTGAAATACTTCTAAACTagatttttattgtgttgttctATTCATCTATCTATTGTTCTACTAAACAGTAGCCTGTCTGCCAGTCTGttgtgaataatgaatgaagtgTCTGCATACAGCTCAGTAACAGTAtacttactttctttttcagcttctgAGAAAACCTGTTGCCTTTCTCTTTGTTTATCCTGTTTGTACTGTCCTCCTGTTTTGCCCTAAGCTACATTGATGCAACAAGATGAGGAAATATTTCACCTATAACCCAGTATGCTGCACGATTTGTCCTGCCCCTCACTGAGGTCTCTCCCCTTTAGGCTCCTTGCTGCTGGACAGTTTGAAGGAGCACATTTCAACGACAGCCCAGGACCACTGTAAGGCCATCTACCTTCATGTCCTCACCACCAACAACACTGCCATCCACTTTTATGAGAACAGGGACTTTAGGCAGCACCACTACCTGCCCTACTACTACTCTATACGAGGAGTCCTCAAAGATGGATTCACATATGTGCTCTACATCAATGGGGGTCATCCACCATGGACAATATTATATCCTTTTATTGAAGCAGTGTTATTtagctgtttgtatttgtgcttCTGTCTTACACCAAAACATCTGGGCCTGTATTCACAGAGAATTTTAAGGGAAAAATACAGCCCTTTTGTCcaattaaatcagaaaaaattGGGGAAAAAATCCCTACAAATAGTGGGCTTAACTTTAATTCCTGACTTTAGGGCTCCACATTTGTTGAGGGCAATTCACTAAGTAGTTCACAGCAATCGTAATTGAGACTAAATCACAAAGAACAGTTGAACGGCTGTTGCTGTAAAGTGGATTTTCATGGAGAGAGGCCTGCTGTTTGGTATCGTATTCATCATACGTCAATACGTGGATGATAGGCTTTAAGCTTTGTATGATAGCCTAAGAcaggtgttttttattttttattttttttcttatttgtttttcccaagtatataaataaatacagtattttccgcactataaggcgcacttaaaagCCTTTAAATTTCTCAAAAAACGTCAgtgcgccttataatccggAGGGCCTTATATATGGATTCATTCTGattgtgcttactgacctcgaagCGATTTTGTGTCGCTCACGCGCTCAAAGCTGCACCGCTTGCAGCATTACGGCTACCGTAGTCAGGAGCATCACGGAGTAATCTCTATGGGAGTACCGGTAATTAGGACCCCAAAATGGCACCTGTCAAGAGACGTGCTTACAACCCGGACCTCAAAATCAAGGCTATCAGTCACGCAGTTGAACATGGGAATAGAGCAGCTGCGAGAGAATTCAACATTAATGAATCAATGGTATGGAAGTGGAGGAAGCAAGAAGATGACCTGCGCCAAGTAAAGAAGACCACACAGAGTTTCAGACTCatctgactgttttgtttttcttaatgcACCTTATAGTCCAGTGTGCCTTTATATATGAAAAAAGATCGAAAATAGACCATTCATTGACAGTGCGCCTTATAGTACGGAAAATACGGTAGTTTCAAGAATTGAAATGAGCGGGGGATTATACTGGAAAATTTTATCCTAGTAAGTCAACATAAACTTAATTTTTGAGAATGTGCTAgtgtaaaatattaatttgtaaTCGTTAGTTTCTCAGTGTATTTTGTAATTATTGTGGGATGTTTTTAGTCCCACAGCAAGTTCGTGCATGAAGATTGACATCAGCCAAAGTAACAGAGTGGTACTCTTAACTCCAGACTTTTTTCCTAACAGTTGGGCTCAACATCGTAGTGGtaagatgaaatgttttgtgattACAGGCACTGAGTAGTCAAGTATAACATTGACAAAAGGAGATGTCATGTTCAGTTACACAGCAACCAAATATGAATGCGGTGTTTTATGTTTCCTTAATGTTTTATCCCACTGACTACATCCAGCACATCGGTTCAACCCTGGCCAGCCTGAGCCCCTGCTCCATCCCACAGAGGTTGTACCGACAAGCCCAATCACTGCTGCGTTCACTGCTGCCCTGGTCCAACATCGCTTCCAAGACTGGCATACAGTACAGCAGAACAATGTGACACAACATGGTGGGTGGCAGTTGTGGTGACTGGCGCTCTACCTTTACTTGCTtctgtggcttttatttttaattaaagggGGTGTCTAATTTAGcctttccttctgtctttcagGAGCACAGATGTTCCATTTCTCATCAGTCTTCCCCGgtacacacacatctgtataCTCAcatcctttctctttctcacataCTCAATCACATATGGTTTTCCACACCCTGTCTGCATTACAGGACTTGGGTTCAACCTATTTGACTGCTGACTACTCAGAGTACGTCTCCTTATTCAACACACGTTTGGCACTGTTCACACCAGATCCAGGTTTGCAGCTGTTGTTCTGTGCCCACCACGAAACAGGGTTGTTGCATTGCGTCACAAGTGTAATTCTGTGTTTACACTGATACACAGCATCATCTGGTAAAACCAGAAGGTTTCATTTAGTTCCTCAGTTACTATACTATCCCGTACAGTTTCCTATCCCGCAGTAGTTACTATAGCAACCTGTGTTTGCCCAGCTACACCAAAGCTAAGCAGAGTGGAGGACCAGGCACACAGACGACAGCCATAGGTTATTGTTTATTCTGAAAAAGgtgtaacacacacaggggaCCCAAGAGAGACTGAAGGTTCAAACCCTGTCtatctttctgtctcacttcaTCCTCTTTACTACTGTCACGGAGTATGCTgtttgtatattatatatactaAGCTAATATATAAATTCTGAATATGTATGTCTATACAATGCTGTCCGTAGACTTAGTTGGAAGATAACCcatccatttttctctttgactATAGAGTGACTCCAGAGTCATTTCCATTTTGTATAATAGGCACTGAGATAAATCAGACTGTGAATCATGGTATGTTAATAGGCTAGTCGGGTAGCATAAAGCTAATTATACACAGTGAACTTTCAGATGCAATGTAGGTGGTTAAAACAGGATATTCATCAGCTAAAGAGATCCTTTACAAATACATGATATTTTCAGTTCAATTCAGTAATTGTATAGTAACGGTGGTGGCTATATCAGTACAGATACTTGAACCTGATCAATTATGCTATATTGTTTGAAAGTCTTTCATAAAGTAGTTCATATTTCCAAGCTCAATTCCCCTTCTACATTGTTTCAAAAAATGTTCACCATGTATAATTCATAGAAGCATAAGTGAATGTTTCATGAGTGTTTGTTTTAGAGTTTTTAAATGGTACCTGGTGACAGGCCTGCCTGTCATTCTGCTCTGTGGCTGTAAAATTGCTGCTAATGTAGAGCAATGTCCATTTGTTTGTCCagatttttaaaagtgtggTCCCCATTAGATTTTTACATTGGCCTGTAGAAGAGATAAAAAGTAAGCAATgttcctaacacacacacacattcacacatgttTACGGGGGGCGAAATTAGCACGTTGCAAGTGCCAAATGTTGTGGAATACAATGAAGTTCACCCAACATATTGACTGGTAACTTTGTAAGAGAGCAACATTGTAGATTCTTAAATTTATTGTGCGCTGTTATACGACACAGTGGATTTTAAACCTGATCCAGTGTTTCAGACAGTGAGCAGATCTCTAGATTTTATACATGAAATAGCACTGACAAAGTTGAGGGGGACCGTGTGTGgaaaatgctaatttatttttaaaagaatagCGAGGTGAACACGCAAAAGTACATTTCAAACTTTGTGTACACatgaaatttgttttctttaattgaTTGTAAAGTCAGTCTCACTACCCCCTCTGTATTCCTATTTTACACTGTTCTgatattttgtttgtgattatCATATTACATTGTTATAAATCTGAgtcttgttttcattcacaATTTGTAGGtataaattgttttttttttttttttttatgaagcatGTATAAATTTGGTGGGATGAGcaacaggtttttaaaaatggtCAAAAGGCAGTGGAAATAAAGCTATCCTGACTTCTTAACACCAACTTGCCCCAAAACATTTGATCCAACACTTTCCATAATGCAACAAAATTGAAACTGTTAAACTTTTCTTGATTTGCAAATGCAAGTATAAGGTGTGTTTGATCAGTGAAacctatttatttttcaaaccacTTCAGCTACCTCAATGGAAAGTCTCATGAGGTCTAGGAAAGATGCAAAGGAAAAACTCAAGCGATAAGTGCACCtaatgggcttttttttttttttttttttttttgcttttgttgttttttattggaCAATAAATACTCATTTCCTAActacaaaacagaaagaaacaggattcaaatgtttaaatacaTTGACTATGTGAATAATATATTGTAATGATGATCGCAGATTATATGCTTGCTCTTAAAGATGGCTCGTTGCTGCCCTTGAAAGATAAAGCTAATGCAGATTTTGAGTCAGTCATAAAAGGATCTGGACTGATTTTGTATTATTAAAACAGATGTATTGATATGATGATATATTTACTTGGTACACAGTAAATTTGTTCCTTCATCAAGGATTTTTGGGATGGTATTGTCTCTTCATCATTTAGAGAATTCAGCCAGATCTTGTCAGGGCTGCCACTTACTGGGTGAAATTATCTAAGATTATTTTAGATTCTAAGATATTTTAGTAAACTTTTCCACCCACTGGAGTCTTCCTGtgcggagtttgtatgttctcccggtgcctgtgtgggtttcctcccgccgtccaaagacatcaagtttgggttaactggtgactttaaagtGTCCCTTTATCGAAATTACGTGCACAGCCATATTGTCACGAGCCAATATAAAACCTTAAAGGAAGTCTGTGAATCTTTGCAGGTCCAGAGTTTGGTTTTTACGGTACACTGAGCGGGTTTGAAATCATGATGTAAAGTCCATAACAGTAAAGAGCTGACGTCACCTTGAAACCAGTCACGCCcatttagagagagagagagagagagagagagagagagagagagagagagagagacacacacacacactgagactgAGGTTACTCCAGAGTCGTGAACGTCGACGTTGTTGACTCCTCTGCCGCGGCGCACAAACTAAGCGGACTCATTCAAACCGCCAcccaaagttttttttcctgcctcctGGGACGAGACTCCTTCGAGTCGACAACATCTTTCAGTGGTGAAGTTGGAGGAAACCAGGTGAGCGGTGCGTTTAAATGTGACTCTCAGCAGATGTGCTCAGTCCGCGGTCACCGCGACAGATAGCTATCAACTAGGCTGTAATGCTTACGCTAGGTGACCGACGTTTGGCTTGGATTTCGCCATAACTAGTACAATAAAGTTGGTGTAAGTAGTTCGAGTCAATTCGTTTTTTAAGTGAATCGCCGGGTTGTTGTCACACTGTTACTTTTTCCAATTTATCAGCTGTGTTCAAGTTCACCGATTTCCATAGTCTTTCTTTTCCGTCAAGGATTGCCTTAGGGTGGGCTCCAAACAAGCGTGGCTGGGTgagtgtgtaaaaaaataaagattaaagaGGGAGATTTCATTCAACGACCTTGAAAGATTTTCGCTGATTCAAAGTGAAGGAAGGACCTGAAGATGAGTTTCTGTCGCTTTAGGAGCAGTAGGATGTTACCAGTGTCTGTTTGCAACTCATAAGACGAGTGTATGcacctgcttgtgtgtgtgtgtgtgtgtgtgtgcgtgcacactGCAGAacagaggtgttttttttttttttttgtttgttttttttttttgtttttttccaacccTGCTTGAGGCCTGTTAACAGCGGAGACAAAGAAATGGCCATGGGGTGTCTGTGAGTTTGGGTgtcaggtttaaaaaaagaaaatgcctgTGTGGGCATGTGAATGGGAGGTTGGCTCTGAAACATTGTAGTGTTCCTCATAGCTACACGGattgaaaaaacacagatttacttTTCTGAACTCTAACAGCTGTACTAATGTTGAGCCATGTAGTGCAGAACACCTGCATCCATACTTCTGCATGTTTGAGCTTGCCCTGGGGTATTCAATGGGCTGACAAGGGGCCTCTGCAAGTGGACATGCCTCTGAAATTCTAATGTTAATGTGAAGGAATAAGCCTAAATGTCCTtaagtcattttttttgtttcggaCGTTGTATTCATTTCTTAAGAACACAAATAATTAGGCAATTATTATTTTAGACAGCATGATATGTATATTTCTATTTCAGCCAACGTAGAGTTTGACTTGCCCTTTAACCACCATTCACATTTACTGTTTTATATCTGATATACCCAGAGACCTCACTCAAAAGTGGGATATTTTCAGAGTCCATGCTCCACAGCCAGGCCATCACTCCACTGTTCCAGCAGAGATTCACATAGATCAGTCCTGCATGAATGGGTATGTTATTTAGAGTTCTGCTGAGACCATGAGATAATATAAAGGAAGTTCACTGCAATAGAGTAAAGGCTTATCATTTGCCAAAAAAATCTACCCAGGTTTTTTAGCATTCACAaaaagggtttttgttttttttgttgttgttgttttttttttttttcacatgaaaacatggCTGACATCTGCATGCATTTCACTCTAACTTTGTTAAATGCCCTCACAGCTGGCTGCTGTGGGGCATCTTAGTATTTTTGTGGAAGCAGCTTGAATAGCATTGTCTTCTCTTAACTAGAAGACTGAAAGCGCAGCATGAgtttgaataataaatgaagcTATGTACCACTGGATGATTCTTCATTGCTCTCAgtgttgtgttgacattttatCTGGTCAATTTTAGAGCCGTGTTCAACATTTGTTCATACATTATGGGTGAGGTAATGTGATCCCAGAATGCATTTGCACCAGATAACATTATTTCATCTAGTTTACATGTCACTACATGAAAAAATCCCAATGGTATGACAATGTGCAAAACAGCATCCTTAGTTTTGtcttaaatgtttgttttgaaatgccTACCACGATGTTAAACCACTTTAAAGTTTTTGCAATGGTTTTGACCATGTCTTTTACAACGATGAAGTTTGAGGATGGGTTTTGTTGTGAAGGCTTAATACGTTGTTGTGCAACATGATCTCCTGTAATAGTCTCCTGTGAGTGCTGGCTGTAGACAATAAAGTAATAATTagggagagggaaagatgcTATTCTCTTTCAGTGAAATATTACTGGAATGGCTTTCATGCTGATCACATCAAAGTTACACTTTGAGAGATGTATGTAAACAGATGTTACCAAACAAAATCACACTTTGTAAAAGCAGTATTGTAAAGTTAtcttgtttaaagaaaaaaaaacctttcatggACCCCAGTAACACTGTTGGCTTCTTCTTCTATGACTTCTGGTGTTGGAAAGAAAGTGATCAGTGTCATGAAGGCATTAAGGCATAGCATGTACTTACCTTCACATATGCAAACTGGTCCAGGGAGAGACCGGCCTGGAGCAGGATGTGTTTACATGCATCTGCTCAATAATcagatttcctttttcctctcgctgccatatatatatatatcagggAAATGTGTCACTGATATATGATGCTGCTGCCTAaagcatgttttttctttttgtaccaACATTTGGACTCATTATGCAGTGAGAGAACAGTCTCAGTGTTGAGAGCACAGTTTATCAGAGCAGTGAAAGGCTCTGTGAAGTTAAGAAAATGTAACAGTCTTAATTCCTCACATATTCAATTACTTATTCACATTATGTTGAAGTGTTTTACAAATATCCAGCAATAACCAGCACCCGTAGGTGGATAAAAATGcactgacagaaagacagagccTGAAGCTGTATTCAAATGGTCAAAAGAGAGATTCAGTTTTGATTAAAAGTAAGTGCTTTACGTGATTTCTCCCCTCTGGACTGTTTCAACCcaaatccttttttatttcaaatacaaatatgaaCGTCATCAACTGGAAAAATATGAGCGGAATAAGTCAAATCTGGGTCAATTAGTAGATTTGACCActtttcaaaagcaaaaacatgacaCAGCAGTTCTTAAAAGTGACAGTTGTTCAAAATTATGTGTCTATTATCCATCAACGTCACACCTGAAAACCCACATACAGACCATCCACGGCAAGAtttgaatgtaaacaaaaagcaggtttttttttatactgaaaGTGTGCTTAAGTCGAGGCTAATTAGACCCAGTGAGGGAGTGACTGTGGTTGTTAGCATCATGTGTTCATGTCTTACTTTAGCGCATACAGGCAGACTTTGCATATGTGTTGTGCTCTTAaaagaacacagcagtgtggaCATCACTCAAATGTACTTTTGACAGCAATTAACTGATGTGACATTAACACGAAGCAATGTATATACATTCACCATTTTGTCTATATCAGATCAGTGTGGTAAATGTTGCAGATGTGCATCAATGTAATAGAGCTTGTGAATATTTCAGATGTTACCAAAAGCAGCATACATGACTCTATATGGTTTCCATAAGATATTACCAATCCAAAAAATTGTACAATGTActcaatttaaaatattcatgatAATCAGTCCAGGAGGCAGGATGTGCAAGACATCGACAGTTAGCGTTCAGTGCATCATCTCATTTCAGCCCTCAGGTTTAATTCCTTCACAGGGTTTGTATTACACTGTGGGAAAGAGCTGCCATCACCATGTAAACTTATCTACATTTAGTAAAGCATTAAACTGCTTTTTCACAAGTCAGTGAAGCACACACAAGCTAAGATTTCAGTTTGCGGTTGGTTTCTGTTGTATTGTTTTACTTGTTTGCTACACAACCTGCACTCACGTGAGAAAACTCATTAATGTGTTGCACAGTGGAGTTAATCAGAGTTTCTGATAAGTTCTTTATTTGACCCAGTTACGGGTGTGTTTTCAGCATTTTGAGCTTTCTGCCAGTCTGCTCTTCCGCtctgttttttgcattttgttgtggGAGGAGACTTTCCCCATTTTTAAAATCTTCTTAGACATGGCTGCATATCAACAATGAAATGATGTGCATAATTTCCACTGATGTTACCTTTATTTTACAAtggtttcattcatttaatttcttagAAATACTACACTTTGTTCTATGTAGCATGGATTACTGATATTGAAGATattgacagaaacagaagcaaaCAGAAACCCAAACCGAATTAATGCTTTGCCAGGATTGTAGGCTCAATTTTTaattatcaaattaaataaacccCATCAAGTGGGTGCCATGTACATAGATATCATATGTTACAGCCCTCACTGTCTGCCATGTTGACTCTCCATGTAACGACTCCAGTCTTGGCAGTGGCTGAGGTGCAGCaacaaaaagttttttgtttttatgttacaCATGGTATACACATGGTATACACATGGTGGTGTTTGGGCACTGTGGTTTTGGATCCTCTGCAGAGATAGTGGCAACATTTGTTTGACggaagtgtttttgtgtgtcctgtCAGTGTGAAACAGATTGTCATTCAGTTGTGTCTTTGTGGAGATGATATTTGACGATTGTTTGATgatttgtctgtgtatttgtccATTGCATAAACAATGATTCCTCCCAGCATAGTCAGAATGAAGGGAAAGGCATGGATTTCATAACCCACAGCCTCTTTGGGGAAATGCAAACAGAGCTTTTAGGcattgtaaaattaaaaaaaaaaggttttggaaGCAAGTGTGTTAGGCGCATTACTGTCTTGTGTAACTTTCAGCCAACGCAATATCGAAAAGAAGAAAGGGGCCATTGTCATTTGTAGGCAGTCATGTGGGTCCAGTGCCTGATGGGAAGCTTAGCTGTGCACCACTGAATATTAAATGATGGGATCACATCATCCCCTCTCATCTTTTCACTccatttctttgtattttgcCATGTTAACTTTTTGGTTCTccataaaaagacaaatgacgTTGTTCCATTTGTTTACAGTACACTTACGTAGCCTTGAGCCTGTGAGGTAATTAGAATTTACAATGTGAGCTGTCTTATCTTTATCAACAGATATTCCATCTGTGGTATCAAATCCAGAATGAGTTTTTGCATATCATGTGatcaaaaacaatgacagcagTACTTATTTTTCAAAACTATCAGTGAAACAAGATCTAACATTTGAGACAGATAGCATAAAACTTTCagaatataaacataaaaaaatagcaTATACAActtaaaatctctttttttaaaatgactttgtgtATTCCCCAGGAGTAAAACGATAACTATGAATTGTTTGGGATATAGTTTTATTCGACTGAATATTTgactcatttgttcatttttgtcaaCAGTCAAAAACCCAAGATAATAACTTTCTAATGGtttaaacaaaagcacaacCAGCACATCCTCAATCCTCAAAATGCAACCACACTTGATCGACTTATCACAGTTTTGCTTGAAGttcaaaaagatgaaaatctgATGTTTTGGATCAATGCCTTTGAATAAAAAGCCCAAAAATATATCTTTAcaagagaaaggggaaaaaaaaaacaacctaaacaAATCAGTTAATCAAGAGTAGCTTTTGTCCCTCTGGTTCTATGTTGTTTCAAAGTGTCCATGTTGGAAAAAACCAACAACTaattgaagacatttattattttttgctccCAGATAGGTTCTCCACCAATAAGAACAATCTTCTGGATTCTGGTAAATGGCATTACCAGTACAAATGGATTAGTGGTTATGGGAAATGAGCAAAGTTAATTTCAGCAGCACCacaaatgagctgcagctaCACGTGAACGCTGATGGCGTGTAGAAGAGGCTCAGTGGTCTCACTGCACAGCTTTGTCTTGTTTGTCCGTAGTGCACACTGGGTTGTAATGGCTCTGTAACTCACCACAGCCTCGCCTTTATTACCTAATGCAGTGATATTATGATGGAGGCAATGACAACTGGAAGGCACAGAGACTAAAGCggtgttgatgttttttctctttcttactttttttttttttttttaagtgctgagACATGCAAAGCATTTAACAAGCACATATCAGTAATAGTCtccaaagggaagcaacatTTCCTTCACAAAGTGGCTTTATTGAACTTAATCTatagattttcttcttctctcagccACTGAAGTGAACCTTTCATTAAACTGaccatttcctcctttttcttttccttgaaATCAGCCTGACTGATTCTGATACTTTTCAAGtctcaagttttagtttttccCACCTTTGATTATGCTGCTCTGAATATTCACCGAGCAGCATGTAAAACCTGTAAATGGGTGATTATAAATCAGTGGTTGAGGCACAGTGGACTAGTGTTTTCTATTGTTCCCTCAGAGCAAGACAGCTCAGAGGCAGCTGAGGCCTACACAGTTGAAAGATGTTCAGTTAATTGCCAACTGTAAATTTCCTAAAGGTGCGCATGTAAATTTGTGCGCATTTGTCATAAAGTAGATGAATGACCGGTCAGGTGCCCTACATCTTACATTGTATCATCCAGCCAgtccccaccacccccaccatcTAATAGATGATAGCTGATAGATGGTTGGATGTTGTGCTGAATAAGATCCTGACACACTTCCTGCTTTCACTTTAGTTACTACATGTGACCTTCCATGACTTTATGACCCTTCTTCTCGTTTCTCTGAAGATGAATGTTTTCAACCCAACAACCACATTGGCTTCCTTAATGAGAACTTTGATAGCGGAGCCTGCGACAGTGTTTCTATGACTAACTGTGTTGCTGCTAGGCATAGTCATGACATTAATATAACTTAATGTTTCTTAATATTCTAAATGTGTGATATGacacatttaatgtaaatagTATAATTATTGTCGTGTTTTGAATGTACGATAAGAAATAACACGAGTAATCGGCTCCATCAGTTTCACCAAGGTAATGTCAATTTTATACAAATTGTACAGGTATTTGGGCATACACCAAAGTATTTGACCAACAGACAAAGTTATTACAAAACactaataaaaagaaattctaCACATGGGTGTCACCCCAAAAAATCTAATCATTCCCTCAGCAGCCAAAGTGTTTCCCCTCTCTGGTGATGGCACAGGATAAGATGCTACTTCCTGTTTGCAGTGTTAATGGCTGTGGTTGTGACAACCAAAGTAATTAACTCTCTCTtgtttgggggggaaaaaaaggctgtCTTTACGTGTGTGTCCTAGTCCATGTgcacaatacaaacaaaatgaggaCCCCCTTGTAAAGACAATGCTCGATAGCTCTACAATGCATCATGTTGTTGATCTAAAACCACAGCAAATCATCAAAGACCAGCTACTACAGTGTTTTAGTCAGAGTGAAATACTGGCAGCTGAATACAAAATGTTTCACCCATATGAAGGAGCTAAAGTATCCCCAGGCTTCACCTATAGTGAGGAGGGAACTGGGCTGGACCACAATACTCTGGATTTTGTAGTTTATCTTACGACCCTCAACTGTGGTTGTGACCTGTGGGTGGtgga is part of the Echeneis naucrates chromosome 8, fEcheNa1.1, whole genome shotgun sequence genome and harbors:
- the naa60 gene encoding N-alpha-acetyltransferase 60, with protein sequence MSDVVPPTALSEVQLRFLCHDDIENVKLLCADWFPIEYPDSWYQDITSNKKFFSLAATFRGGIVGMIVAEIKGRTKVHKEDGDILASSFPVDTQVAYILSLGVVKEFRKHGIGSLLLDSLKEHISTTAQDHCKAIYLHVLTTNNTAIHFYENRDFRQHHYLPYYYSIRGVLKDGFTYVLYINGGHPPWTIFDYIQHIGSTLASLSPCSIPQRLYRQAQSLLRSLLPWSNIASKTGIQYSRTM